A window of the Arenibacter algicola genome harbors these coding sequences:
- a CDS encoding alpha-2-macroglobulin family protein translates to MKKIATIFTLILFSQMAQSQSPNDSYSTLWQRVQKLENEAMTKSALDIVALISKKATKEQNSVQIIRSLIYTSKYALTLEEDAQLKIVRDFKEEIDQSQFPTKNILEGYLANMYWQYFQQNRYRFYDRTTTEEKVDSIDFRTWDLSTIFQEISVHFDASLHKPLELQQLKVDAFKEILNEQKGSETYRPTLFDLLAHSALDFYKTSENSIARPADKFELDNPELLCEGKQFVEQQINTKDKTSLQHKAITLYQQLLDFHDTAGEAYIDVDIERLRFIKENAVFPNKDQQYLEVLQNTAESIKGHKNSALYQYEIAILYREWGNSYQPNIKDEYRWKQKEAMAICDTVLDQFPKSRGAEKCKALKSEILSKDLRLTAERHIPVNLPSRLLLEYKNLHTLQLSARKISQKDIKQLNTLYPEEKILAFIKKLPEVKSWDAQLINENDYHSHKIEILLPELSNGSYIILATPYADSGISFAYSPIQVTNLALVEGDTSTEHNFQVIDRNNGKPISGATLKFSYQQNYERPILTKTLISDEKGMVNLPLTDERWTNVDILISTKNEEAFFEDFYINAKYDQGEEDDLYSCFLFTDRSIYRPGQPLYFKGLAMVQKDDKSAVLNKTKITVSLMDVNHQEVSLQEFKTNDYGSISGTFILPNNGLTGNYYLKLDSDEVEISGNSYFSVEEYKRPKFETSLESITETFRVNDTISVKGKANAYAGSLITDAKVSYTVRRVVYYPKWYYWHLPYFDGVPQEIAHGETITDANGNYEINFKAIPDLSIAKENMPTFNYEVTADVTDLNGETHSATTMVNVGYHALTADIQIEDPLDKDGKNPKITISTYNLNGENVAAQGSLKMYKLKAPGNVLRPRPWAAPDYDGFGEAKFRELFPHDAFGKEDNPAFWGKGELVWESSFDTGKSREIDLGNLKKWLSGKYIIELETKDKFGQLVKDITQTTIYSGKDKILADNQLFQIKTDKNSYAIGEKVKLTLRSAAEDLIISLFIEKDRKIVATQLIGLDNNSKTIEIPVTAEDQGGFAINYSFSAYNSFQSGSLSITVPYPSADLKIETVTFRDKLQPGKEETWSFNIKGPKGDKVTAELLASMYDASLDAFKGHHWNFSPNYRGQYYSNRNLNAYKSYGINSFNTYLNFGDRFTYTPQYYDSFDWFGLHFGYGYAMRDRMMMKSSAAGIHREELADSEALEETVITGSAVPAPENNGNNNAVAPKGNDGKSGFDDIQIRKNLQETAFFFPQLLTDKDGNVSFSFTTPEALTKWKLQLLAHTKTMESATSTLQTVTQKELMVTPNAPRFLREGDKIVISTKIANLTNKLLSGNARLELVDAFSGRDITQELLISDPTSGTLMSENSFTINSMGNTQVSWNLKIPEGIGAVQYKIMAKAGDFSDGEQNVLPVLTNRMLVTETLPMWVRGNESKTFTLDKLKNATSTTLKHHQLSLEITSNPAWYAVQALPYLMEYPYDCNEQIFSRYYANTLGGFIANSNPRIRQVFDQWANSDALLSNLEKNEELKSILIQESPWLRDAQSETEQKKRIAMLFDLNKLKNDQGNTFNKLVQNQMSSGAWAWFKGGPENRFITQHIVTGLGHLKKLTSSSGSEEKSGIGKSVNTKEQQVIKNAVAYLDDEFVKEYEQMKKYATDLNDDHLSHTQIHYLYMRSYYPEIKVSKKVTEIMDYYTRQAQKYWVKRDLYSKGLLSLILFRDGSTATANKIIKSLEENSILSDELGMYWKENNNSWYWYQAPIETQSLLIEAFSEIKNDDKLVDNLKIWLLKNKQTNQWKTTKATTDAVYALLLEGSEWLSVTEAVDVWVGGEKIEPSKLENVQVEAGTGYYKNTWNKNEISPKMAEVQLNKKGDGIAWGALYWQYFEDLDKITPADTPLKLKKKVFLKKNTDTGEVLFEINDNTPLHVGDLVRIRIELRADRQMEYVHMKDMRAAGMEPINVLSSYKWQDGLGYYESTKDASTNFFFDYLPKGIYVFEYDLRVNNAGDFSNGISTIQSMYAPEFSSHSEGVRILIE, encoded by the coding sequence AGTTACAGCAACTAAAAGTGGATGCTTTTAAAGAAATCCTCAATGAACAAAAAGGCTCCGAGACTTATCGGCCCACCCTATTTGATCTTTTGGCCCATTCGGCATTGGATTTTTATAAAACCAGTGAAAATAGCATTGCACGTCCGGCAGATAAATTTGAGTTGGACAATCCGGAATTATTATGCGAGGGAAAACAATTCGTAGAACAACAAATTAACACTAAGGACAAAACTTCCTTACAGCACAAGGCCATAACACTTTATCAGCAACTCTTGGATTTTCATGACACTGCAGGTGAAGCATATATCGATGTTGATATTGAACGTCTTAGGTTTATTAAGGAAAATGCGGTATTTCCCAACAAGGACCAACAATACCTGGAGGTTTTGCAAAATACCGCCGAATCTATAAAGGGCCATAAAAATTCGGCTTTATACCAGTATGAAATTGCCATATTGTACCGCGAATGGGGCAACAGTTATCAACCTAACATAAAGGATGAATACAGATGGAAGCAGAAAGAGGCTATGGCCATATGTGATACTGTATTGGATCAGTTTCCAAAAAGTAGGGGCGCTGAAAAATGTAAGGCACTAAAATCGGAGATTTTATCCAAAGACCTTCGATTGACCGCGGAAAGACATATACCGGTTAACCTACCTTCACGTTTACTATTGGAATATAAAAATCTCCACACACTTCAATTGTCGGCCCGTAAGATTTCCCAAAAGGACATAAAGCAGCTAAACACCCTTTATCCCGAGGAAAAAATATTGGCCTTTATTAAAAAACTCCCGGAAGTCAAGAGTTGGGATGCCCAACTTATTAACGAAAATGACTATCATTCGCACAAAATAGAAATCTTATTGCCAGAATTAAGTAACGGGTCCTACATTATATTGGCCACCCCTTATGCAGATTCGGGCATCAGCTTTGCCTATAGCCCTATCCAAGTCACCAATTTGGCATTGGTGGAGGGAGATACCAGCACGGAACATAACTTTCAAGTAATTGATCGTAACAACGGAAAACCCATATCCGGAGCCACCCTAAAATTCTCCTATCAACAGAACTACGAAAGACCCATCCTGACCAAGACTTTGATTTCCGATGAAAAAGGGATGGTAAACCTACCCCTAACCGATGAGCGCTGGACCAACGTTGATATCCTGATCAGCACCAAAAATGAAGAGGCTTTCTTTGAAGATTTTTATATTAATGCCAAATACGACCAAGGGGAGGAAGACGACCTCTATTCCTGTTTTTTGTTTACGGACCGTAGCATTTACAGGCCTGGTCAACCCCTATATTTTAAAGGGTTGGCTATGGTACAAAAAGACGATAAATCCGCCGTGCTTAACAAAACCAAAATAACGGTGAGCCTTATGGATGTCAATCATCAAGAAGTTTCCCTACAGGAATTTAAAACCAATGATTATGGCTCCATTTCAGGCACATTCATTTTACCCAATAATGGGCTTACCGGAAATTATTATTTGAAATTGGATTCTGACGAAGTTGAAATTAGCGGCAACAGCTATTTTTCAGTGGAAGAATACAAGCGTCCCAAATTTGAAACTTCATTGGAATCCATTACAGAGACCTTTAGGGTCAACGATACTATCTCCGTTAAGGGAAAGGCCAATGCCTACGCCGGAAGCCTTATTACAGATGCCAAGGTAAGCTATACGGTTAGGCGAGTGGTGTATTACCCTAAATGGTATTATTGGCACCTGCCCTATTTTGATGGGGTCCCCCAGGAAATTGCCCATGGCGAAACGATTACCGATGCCAACGGCAACTACGAGATTAACTTCAAGGCCATACCGGATCTAAGTATCGCCAAGGAAAATATGCCCACTTTTAACTATGAGGTTACGGCAGATGTCACGGACCTCAATGGCGAAACCCACAGTGCAACTACCATGGTCAATGTGGGCTATCATGCGCTTACGGCCGATATCCAAATTGAAGATCCATTGGACAAGGACGGCAAAAATCCTAAAATAACAATTTCCACCTATAACCTTAATGGTGAGAACGTTGCGGCACAGGGAAGCCTAAAAATGTACAAATTAAAAGCACCGGGCAATGTCCTAAGACCAAGACCTTGGGCCGCCCCTGATTATGATGGCTTTGGAGAAGCTAAATTCAGGGAACTATTCCCCCATGATGCCTTTGGCAAAGAAGACAACCCAGCCTTTTGGGGTAAAGGGGAATTGGTATGGGAATCTAGCTTTGACACAGGGAAATCCAGGGAAATTGACTTGGGCAACCTAAAAAAGTGGTTGTCCGGAAAATATATCATTGAATTGGAGACAAAGGATAAATTTGGTCAACTTGTAAAGGACATTACACAAACTACTATTTACAGTGGTAAGGACAAGATATTGGCAGACAATCAGCTTTTTCAAATAAAGACCGATAAAAACTCCTATGCCATTGGGGAAAAAGTGAAACTTACTTTGCGCAGCGCCGCGGAAGACCTTATCATATCCTTATTTATTGAAAAGGATCGGAAAATTGTGGCAACACAGCTAATTGGATTGGACAATAATTCAAAGACCATCGAAATTCCTGTTACTGCAGAAGACCAGGGAGGATTTGCCATAAATTATAGCTTCTCGGCATACAATTCCTTTCAATCTGGCAGCCTTTCCATTACTGTCCCCTATCCCAGTGCCGACCTAAAAATTGAAACAGTTACTTTCCGGGATAAGCTTCAGCCCGGAAAAGAAGAAACATGGTCCTTTAATATTAAAGGTCCCAAAGGTGATAAGGTAACAGCTGAACTATTGGCCAGTATGTATGATGCTTCATTGGATGCCTTTAAAGGACATCATTGGAATTTTTCCCCGAATTACAGGGGGCAATATTACTCGAACAGAAATTTGAATGCCTATAAAAGTTACGGTATCAACTCCTTTAATACCTATCTAAATTTTGGAGACAGGTTTACTTATACCCCTCAATATTATGACTCCTTTGATTGGTTCGGCCTACATTTTGGATATGGCTATGCCATGCGCGATAGAATGATGATGAAGAGCAGTGCAGCTGGTATACATAGGGAGGAATTAGCTGACAGCGAAGCCTTGGAAGAAACAGTTATTACCGGCAGTGCTGTACCGGCCCCAGAAAACAATGGGAACAACAACGCAGTTGCCCCTAAAGGGAATGATGGTAAAAGTGGCTTTGACGACATCCAAATCAGAAAAAACCTTCAGGAAACCGCCTTTTTCTTTCCCCAGCTCCTAACCGATAAAGACGGTAATGTCTCCTTTAGTTTCACTACTCCAGAGGCTTTGACCAAATGGAAACTACAGCTACTGGCACATACCAAGACCATGGAAAGTGCCACTTCCACCTTGCAAACCGTTACACAAAAGGAATTGATGGTTACCCCAAATGCACCACGTTTTTTGCGCGAGGGAGATAAAATAGTGATCAGCACCAAAATCGCGAACCTAACCAACAAATTGCTAAGTGGTAATGCCAGGTTGGAATTAGTGGATGCCTTCAGCGGAAGGGATATAACCCAAGAGCTATTGATCAGTGATCCAACTTCCGGAACTCTTATGTCCGAAAATAGTTTTACGATAAATTCCATGGGAAACACCCAAGTGTCTTGGAACTTAAAAATTCCTGAAGGTATTGGAGCTGTGCAGTACAAGATAATGGCCAAGGCCGGTGATTTTAGCGATGGGGAACAAAATGTACTTCCAGTACTTACAAACCGAATGTTAGTTACCGAAACCCTGCCAATGTGGGTGCGGGGCAATGAGAGCAAGACCTTTACTTTGGACAAATTAAAGAACGCCACCTCCACTACCCTAAAGCATCATCAACTTAGTCTGGAGATAACTTCCAATCCGGCATGGTATGCCGTTCAGGCCCTACCATACTTAATGGAATATCCCTATGACTGTAACGAGCAAATATTCTCGAGATACTACGCCAACACCTTGGGAGGATTTATTGCCAATTCCAATCCTAGAATACGACAAGTATTTGACCAATGGGCCAATTCCGATGCGCTGTTGAGCAATCTTGAGAAAAATGAAGAATTAAAATCGATTTTAATTCAGGAATCACCATGGCTGCGCGATGCCCAATCAGAAACCGAACAAAAGAAACGTATAGCAATGCTCTTCGATCTCAACAAATTGAAAAATGATCAAGGCAATACCTTTAATAAACTGGTTCAGAACCAAATGTCGTCCGGGGCTTGGGCATGGTTCAAGGGAGGCCCTGAAAACCGATTTATTACCCAACATATTGTTACCGGACTAGGACACCTTAAGAAATTAACATCGTCCAGTGGAAGTGAGGAAAAATCGGGGATTGGAAAGAGCGTTAATACCAAGGAACAGCAGGTAATAAAAAATGCGGTTGCCTATTTGGACGATGAGTTTGTGAAAGAATACGAACAAATGAAAAAATACGCCACGGACCTTAACGATGACCATTTGAGCCATACCCAAATACATTATTTGTACATGCGCAGTTATTATCCAGAAATAAAGGTTTCCAAAAAAGTAACCGAAATTATGGACTACTACACCCGGCAGGCACAAAAATATTGGGTAAAAAGGGATCTATATTCAAAAGGGTTACTTTCCCTAATTCTCTTTAGAGACGGAAGTACAGCTACCGCCAATAAAATAATTAAGTCCTTGGAGGAAAATAGTATTTTGAGTGATGAATTGGGAATGTACTGGAAAGAAAACAACAATTCCTGGTATTGGTACCAGGCACCAATTGAGACCCAATCCCTGTTAATAGAAGCCTTTTCCGAAATTAAGAATGACGATAAGTTAGTAGATAACCTAAAAATATGGTTGCTGAAAAACAAACAGACCAATCAATGGAAAACCACCAAAGCCACCACAGATGCAGTATATGCGCTACTTTTAGAGGGAAGTGAATGGTTGTCCGTAACCGAAGCTGTAGATGTATGGGTAGGAGGTGAAAAAATTGAACCCTCCAAACTCGAAAATGTTCAAGTGGAAGCAGGAACAGGATATTACAAAAACACTTGGAACAAAAACGAAATAAGTCCAAAAATGGCAGAGGTTCAGCTTAACAAAAAAGGGGATGGCATTGCTTGGGGCGCTTTGTACTGGCAATATTTTGAAGATTTGGACAAAATAACCCCTGCCGATACGCCTTTGAAATTAAAAAAGAAAGTCTTCTTAAAAAAGAACACGGATACTGGGGAGGTATTGTTTGAAATAAATGACAACACACCTTTACATGTTGGGGATCTGGTTCGTATAAGAATTGAATTAAGGGCAGATAGGCAAATGGAATATGTGCATATGAAGGATATGAGGGCAGCGGGGATGGAACCCATCAATGTGCTGTCCAGCTATAAATGGCAAGATGGTCTAGGATATTATGAAAGCACAAAAGATGCCAGTACCAATTTCTTTTTCGACTACCTGCCCAAGGGGATATATGTCTTTGAATACGACCTAAGGGTCAACAATGCCGGGGATTTCAGCAACGGAATTTCCACCATCCAGAGTATGTACGCCCCGGAATTTAGTAGTCATAGCGAAGGAGTGAGAATCCTTATCGAATGA
- a CDS encoding DoxX family membrane protein, translating to MNSTFFIALRFVFGIFLIVFGTNKFLHFMPAGQMSEAAMNYFSALTSTNTLYVVAIVEILSGLSLLTNKFGALMMIILMTVSINALLFNAFLEPGSIGLTLVLLILNIVMLYAYKERYKDILRP from the coding sequence ATGAACTCTACCTTTTTTATCGCCTTGCGCTTTGTTTTTGGAATTTTTCTGATCGTTTTCGGGACGAATAAATTCTTACATTTTATGCCGGCAGGACAAATGTCCGAAGCGGCTATGAACTATTTTTCAGCCTTAACGAGCACCAATACCCTTTATGTGGTTGCCATAGTGGAAATTCTTTCGGGACTTTCCTTATTGACGAACAAATTTGGAGCCTTAATGATGATCATACTGATGACCGTCTCTATTAATGCATTATTGTTCAATGCATTTTTGGAACCAGGTTCCATTGGCCTAACCTTGGTATTGCTTATTCTTAATATAGTAATGCTGTACGCCTACAAAGAAAGATATAAGGATATCCTGAGACCATAA
- a CDS encoding DUF4136 domain-containing protein produces MKSIIPFLLLLLLFLASCSAIRVNYDYDRDTDYTKYTTYNYFSDMDTGLSELDTRRLLRAIDSTMRGKGFLLSEEPEFLINILSSSFRAPRNNSVGVGIGGTGRNVGGGVSIGIPVGAANVEREIQFDFVDSQKDELFWQAIAVSSLRENSSPSERENKIQALVTKTLEKYPPKSRK; encoded by the coding sequence ATGAAAAGTATAATCCCATTCTTGCTCTTGCTCTTGCTCTTTTTAGCTTCCTGTAGTGCCATTCGTGTAAATTATGACTATGATAGGGACACCGATTATACTAAATATACCACCTATAACTACTTTTCGGACATGGATACCGGTTTAAGCGAATTGGATACCCGGCGATTATTAAGGGCCATTGATTCCACTATGCGGGGTAAAGGATTTTTGCTATCCGAAGAGCCAGAATTTTTAATAAATATTTTGAGCAGCTCTTTTAGGGCGCCTAGAAACAATTCAGTAGGGGTGGGCATAGGCGGTACAGGGAGAAACGTTGGTGGTGGAGTATCTATTGGTATTCCTGTGGGAGCAGCGAATGTGGAACGGGAGATTCAGTTCGATTTTGTTGACAGTCAGAAGGATGAACTTTTTTGGCAGGCAATAGCGGTAAGTAGTCTAAGGGAAAACAGTTCTCCTAGTGAAAGGGAGAATAAAATACAGGCTTTGGTAACCAAAACTCTTGAAAAATATCCCCCAAAAAGTAGAAAGTAA
- the obgE gene encoding GTPase ObgE, giving the protein MTEGNFVDYVKVHLESGKGGKGSVHLHREKFITKGGPDGGDGGRGGHVIVRGNKNLWTLLGFKFTRTFRAGHGEHGSKNRSSGADGQDVYLEVPLGTVIKDAETLEVLMEITEDQEEKILLEGGMGGRGNWHFRTATNQTPRYAQPGKSGEELDLILELKVLADVGLVGFPNAGKSTLLSVLTSAQPKIADYEFTTLKPNLGIVEYRDFKSFVIADIPGIIEGAAEGKGLGHYFLRHIERNSTLLFLIPADSKDISKEYEILLDELRRYNPELLDKDRLIAISKTDMLDEELIAEMRIELDKDFKDVPYMFISSVAQIGLVELKDRLWAMLNK; this is encoded by the coding sequence ATGACGGAAGGAAATTTTGTGGATTATGTAAAAGTGCACTTGGAATCCGGTAAGGGAGGAAAAGGTTCCGTGCATTTGCATAGGGAAAAGTTTATTACAAAAGGTGGACCAGATGGTGGTGACGGGGGTCGTGGCGGACACGTAATTGTCCGTGGCAATAAGAATTTATGGACCCTGTTAGGGTTTAAGTTTACCAGAACCTTTAGGGCCGGCCACGGTGAGCATGGCAGTAAGAACCGCAGTAGTGGGGCAGACGGACAGGATGTTTATCTGGAGGTGCCCTTGGGGACCGTTATTAAAGACGCTGAAACCCTTGAAGTTCTAATGGAGATTACCGAGGATCAGGAGGAAAAAATTCTTTTGGAAGGTGGTATGGGAGGTCGCGGTAACTGGCATTTTAGAACGGCTACCAATCAGACGCCAAGATACGCCCAACCCGGAAAAAGTGGCGAGGAATTGGACCTTATTTTGGAGTTGAAAGTATTGGCCGACGTAGGCCTGGTAGGTTTTCCAAATGCCGGTAAATCTACCCTTCTATCCGTGCTTACTTCTGCCCAACCCAAAATTGCGGATTACGAATTTACGACCCTAAAGCCCAATCTGGGGATAGTGGAATACAGGGATTTTAAAAGTTTTGTTATTGCTGATATTCCCGGTATCATTGAAGGGGCAGCCGAAGGAAAGGGACTTGGACATTATTTTTTAAGGCATATTGAGCGTAATTCCACCCTGTTGTTCTTGATCCCCGCAGACAGCAAGGATATTTCCAAGGAATATGAAATTTTATTGGACGAGCTGCGCAGATATAATCCGGAATTATTGGACAAGGACCGATTGATAGCCATCTCCAAAACCGATATGCTGGACGAGGAGCTTATTGCGGAAATGAGAATTGAGCTGGACAAAGATTTCAAGGATGTGCCTTATATGTTCATATCCTCCGTGGCCCAGATTGGGCTGGTGGAGCTTAAGGACAGATTGTGGGCCATGTTGAATAAATAG
- a CDS encoding adenylate kinase, whose protein sequence is MIKLHDKYFKPFISEGEIMAAIKKIADQVAVDYKKETPIFVGVLNGAFMFVSDFLKAYPHPCEVSFVRLSSYQGLTSTGIVESLLDVPENIEGRSVIILEDIIDTGRTVKKLIDLFSNTKVKEFKIATLFYKSEVYNGEYDIDYFGMKIEDKFIVGYGLDYNELGRNLRAVYQLNQKHMINLVLFGKPGAGKGTQASFLKERYNLKHISTGDVFRYNIKNGTELGTLAKSYIDKGELVPDEVTIKMLQDEVEKNPDASGFIFDGFPRTTAQAKALDDFLVSKEMRIDATIALEANDEVLIQRLLERGKVSGRSDDQDEKMIRNRFDEYNEKTAPLKDYYDDQGKFHSVNGIGSIEDITSRLAKVIEELQAV, encoded by the coding sequence TTGATTAAGCTACACGACAAATATTTTAAGCCTTTTATTAGTGAAGGTGAGATTATGGCCGCAATAAAAAAGATTGCGGACCAGGTCGCTGTGGATTACAAGAAGGAAACACCCATTTTTGTGGGTGTCCTTAACGGGGCATTTATGTTCGTTTCCGATTTTCTAAAGGCCTATCCACATCCTTGTGAGGTATCGTTTGTGCGTTTAAGCTCTTATCAAGGACTTACTTCCACTGGAATTGTGGAATCGCTATTGGATGTTCCGGAAAATATTGAGGGCAGAAGTGTTATTATCCTCGAAGATATTATTGATACAGGTAGGACCGTTAAAAAATTAATAGACCTATTTTCCAATACCAAGGTAAAGGAATTTAAAATTGCAACTCTGTTTTACAAATCGGAAGTGTATAATGGGGAGTATGATATAGACTATTTCGGTATGAAAATCGAGGATAAGTTTATAGTAGGTTACGGATTGGATTATAATGAATTGGGAAGAAATTTAAGAGCAGTATATCAACTAAACCAAAAACACATGATAAACCTAGTTTTGTTTGGAAAACCTGGTGCAGGAAAGGGCACGCAGGCTTCATTTTTAAAGGAAAGATATAATTTAAAACATATTTCCACAGGGGATGTCTTTCGTTATAATATTAAGAATGGTACCGAACTGGGAACACTGGCTAAGTCGTATATAGACAAAGGTGAATTGGTACCGGATGAGGTTACCATTAAAATGTTACAGGATGAGGTAGAGAAAAACCCCGATGCCAGTGGATTTATCTTTGATGGTTTCCCTAGGACCACGGCACAGGCCAAAGCATTGGATGATTTTCTGGTAAGTAAGGAAATGAGGATCGATGCTACCATTGCCTTGGAAGCCAATGATGAAGTATTGATACAAAGATTATTGGAACGAGGTAAGGTTAGTGGTAGAAGTGACGACCAGGACGAAAAAATGATCCGTAACCGTTTTGATGAATACAATGAAAAAACAGCTCCCTTAAAGGATTACTATGATGACCAGGGGAAATTTCACAGTGTCAACGGAATTGGTTCCATAGAAGATATTACAAGCCGCTTGGCAAAGGTAATAGAGGAGTTACAGGCAGTCTAA
- a CDS encoding 5-(carboxyamino)imidazole ribonucleotide synthase, which produces MNYFSSEFKLGILGGGQLGKMLLYETRKFDIHTKVLDPSDEAPCKIACNEFFKGDLMNFDAVYALGKKVDVLTIEIENVNLDALEKLEDEGLKVFPPTRALRIIQNKAKQKLFYVDNNIPTADFQRFAYKSEIEDSVTNGGLKFPFIWKATQFGYDGQGVKVVRKLEDLNGLPSGECITEEMINFKNELAVIVARSAGGEVKTYPVVEMEFHPEANQVEYVLCPARIDAKVAEKAQEIALQLSNKIKHVGLLAVEMFQTKDDKILVNEVAPRPHNSGHYSIEASYTNQFEQHVRAILDLPLGNTASKVAGIMVNLVGAEGHTGNVVYENMEEILSLDGVTPHIYGKKQTRPFRKMGHVTIVNNDIKEARKIAEQVKNTIKVISE; this is translated from the coding sequence ATGAACTATTTTTCTTCTGAATTTAAATTAGGAATACTAGGAGGCGGTCAATTAGGTAAAATGCTTTTGTACGAAACAAGAAAATTTGATATCCATACCAAGGTATTGGACCCTTCTGACGAAGCTCCTTGCAAAATAGCCTGCAATGAATTTTTTAAGGGCGATTTAATGAATTTTGATGCGGTTTACGCCCTTGGTAAAAAAGTAGACGTGCTTACCATAGAAATCGAGAACGTAAACCTGGATGCCCTGGAAAAATTGGAGGACGAAGGTTTGAAGGTATTTCCGCCCACGCGTGCATTGCGCATTATACAGAACAAGGCAAAACAGAAACTGTTTTATGTGGACAATAATATTCCCACTGCAGATTTTCAACGCTTTGCCTATAAAAGTGAGATAGAAGACAGTGTTACCAACGGAGGCCTAAAATTTCCTTTTATCTGGAAAGCCACACAATTTGGATACGACGGCCAGGGCGTCAAGGTAGTCCGCAAACTGGAAGATCTAAACGGTCTGCCTTCCGGCGAATGCATTACCGAAGAAATGATAAATTTTAAGAATGAACTAGCGGTAATCGTGGCACGGAGCGCCGGTGGTGAAGTAAAAACATACCCCGTAGTGGAAATGGAATTCCACCCCGAAGCCAATCAAGTGGAATATGTTTTATGTCCGGCGCGTATTGATGCCAAAGTGGCTGAAAAAGCCCAGGAAATAGCACTACAACTCTCAAATAAAATTAAACATGTTGGGCTTTTGGCCGTGGAAATGTTCCAGACCAAGGACGACAAAATTCTGGTAAACGAGGTAGCCCCAAGACCCCATAACAGTGGCCATTACAGTATTGAAGCAAGTTATACCAACCAATTTGAACAACATGTCCGTGCCATTCTGGACCTTCCTTTAGGAAATACAGCCAGTAAAGTAGCCGGCATAATGGTGAATTTGGTCGGTGCAGAAGGGCATACTGGAAATGTGGTCTATGAAAATATGGAGGAAATCTTAAGCCTGGACGGTGTTACACCCCATATTTACGGTAAAAAACAGACCCGCCCTTTCAGAAAAATGGGTCATGTGACCATTGTGAACAACGACATTAAGGAGGCTAGAAAAATAGCCGAACAAGTCAAGAATACTATAAAAGTGATTAGTGAATAA
- the purE gene encoding 5-(carboxyamino)imidazole ribonucleotide mutase, with protein sequence MSKVAVVMGSTSDLPVMQEAIDILKGFDIEVDVDIVSAHRTPEKLFDFSKNAHKNGYSVIIAGAGGAAHLPGMVASMSPLPVIGVPVKSSNSIDGWDSILSILQMPGGVPVATVALNGAKNAGILAAQIIGSSDKCVLDKIIFYKEGLKQKVIEGAEEMKKVNSGQ encoded by the coding sequence ATGAGTAAAGTAGCCGTAGTTATGGGAAGCACCAGCGACCTCCCTGTTATGCAAGAAGCCATTGATATATTAAAAGGTTTTGATATTGAGGTAGATGTTGATATTGTCTCTGCCCACCGTACCCCGGAAAAATTGTTCGATTTTAGCAAGAATGCCCATAAAAATGGATATTCCGTAATCATTGCAGGTGCAGGTGGCGCAGCACATTTACCAGGAATGGTGGCATCCATGTCCCCACTGCCCGTAATAGGTGTTCCCGTAAAAAGCAGCAATTCCATTGATGGATGGGACTCTATTCTTTCCATACTACAAATGCCAGGCGGTGTTCCTGTTGCCACAGTAGCACTTAATGGCGCAAAAAATGCTGGAATTTTAGCTGCCCAGATTATTGGAAGCTCGGATAAATGTGTTCTGGACAAGATTATTTTTTACAAAGAAGGCCTTAAGCAAAAGGTCATTGAAGGAGCAGAGGAAATGAAAAAAGTGAACAGCGGACAGTGA